A portion of the Solea senegalensis isolate Sse05_10M linkage group LG17, IFAPA_SoseM_1, whole genome shotgun sequence genome contains these proteins:
- the rnf217 gene encoding probable E3 ubiquitin-protein ligase RNF217, with translation MGRAKLRMDDDGPVNDACIMPSFIGCLEEGRVKLSRNLPTQSSLADSKVERSVRALSRRVTRANSRLSLDEGERAPEERSSEEDKDAESNNNNNCNSGGGERRRRASAVEILRRNFAVVKSPSLRLNSSGRMHRDTERENHPGNDNNDALHGHGSECGECAKSDRETGEDGTKNEPTLSELTTSDADVVRCHHLCDNDVSTASLDESLRVKEHVYCTVYCIANDIHHRDTDTTYDETVSSDEPDAEDSEAGPDADSSPEPSLYTLDDLGDPFGDMVHQLFKEQADAESATQSCRVCLEDKTIAPLPCCRKAVCDECLKLYVSSQVRVAKPHISCPIPECSGYLEEGLVISHLANEDVAKYRYFLELNQLDSSTKPCPQCRQFTSLKKHNSNHSEQKYKIQCGNCQFVWCFKCHAPWHNGIKCREYRKGDKLLRTWANVIVHGQRNAQKCPQCKIHIQRTEGCDHMSCTQCNTNFCYRCGERYRHLRFFGDHTSNLSVFGCKYRYLPDKPHLRRLIRGSVCGAKVLIAPVVILLVVVLGALALVIGSVVFPVYYVCKRRKKQRSQGSGRWI, from the exons ATGGGGAGAGCAAAACTGAGGATGGACGATGACGGACCGGTAAATGACGCCTGTATAATGCCGAGTTTCATCGGCTGCCTCGAGGAGGGGAGGGTGAAACTGTCCCGCAACCTGCCGACACAAAGTTCCCTCGCGGACAGCAAAGTTGAGCGCTCGGTCAGAGCTCTGAGCCGACGTGTCACCAGAGCAAACTCTCGGTTGTCACTCGACGAAGGTGAGAGGGCGCCGGAGGAGAGGAGCAGCGAGGAGGACAAGGATGCGGagagcaacaacaataacaactgcaacagcggaggaggagagaggaggaggagggcgagcGCCGTGGAGATTCTGAGGAGGAATTTCGCGGTGGTTAAATCTCCTTCTCTCCGTTTGAACAGCAGCGGCCGGATGCACCGCGACACCGAGCGTGAAAACCACCCGGGGAACGATAACAACGACGCTCTTCACGGTCATGGAAGTGAATGTGGCGAATGTGCAAAGTCGGACAGGGAAACGGGAGAAGACGGGACTAAAAACGAACCAACCTTGAGCGAGTTAACGACTTCGGATGCTGATGTAGTTCGGTGCCATCATCTATGTGACAATGACGTCAGCACGGCGAGTCTAGACGAGTCTCTCCGTGTCAAAGAACATGTGTATTGCACTGTTTACTGCATCGCCAACGACATtcatcacagagacactgacacgACCTACGATGAAACTGTCTCGTCTGACGAGCCGGACGCTGAGGACTCTGAGGCCGGACCAGACGCGGATTCGAGTCCGGAACCGTCTCTGTACACACTGGACGACCTGGGGGACCCTTTCGGGGACATGGTCCATCAGCTGTTCAAGGAGCAGGCTGATGCGGAGAGTGCGACGCAGAGTTGCCGGGTGTGCCTCGAAGACAAAACCATCGCACCCCTGCCCTGCTGCAGGAAGGCCGTGTGTGATGAGTGTCTGAAACTCTACGTCAGCTCCCAG GTCCGAGTGGCCAAGCCTCACATCAGCTGTCCTATCCCAGAGTGCAGTGGTTACCTGGAGGAGGGGCTGGTGATTTCCCACTTGGCCAACGAGGATGTGGCAAAATATCGTTACTTTTTGGAGTTGAATCAGCTGGATTCCAGCACCAAGCCGTGCCCCCAGTGCCGTCAGTTCACCTCTCTGAAGAAGCACAACAGTAACCACTCCGAGCAAAAGTACAAG ATCCAGTGTGGTAATTGCCAGTTTGTATGGTGTTTCAAATGCCACGCGCCCTGGCACAACGGCATCAAATGCCGCGAATACAGGAAAGGAGACAAGCTGCTACGAACCTGGGCCAATGTAATCGTACATGGACAAAGAAACGCCCAAAAGTGTCCACAGTGCAAG ATTCATATCCAGCGAACAGAAGGATGTGACCATATGAGTTGCACACAGTGTAACACAAACTTCTGTTACCGCTGTGGTGAGCGTTATCGACACCTAAG GTTTTTCGGGGATCATACATCAAACCTCAGCGTTTTTGGCTGCAAGTATCGCTATCTGCCCGATAAACCTCATCTGAGACGGCTAATTAGAGGCTCTGTCTGTG GCGCTAAGGTGCTGATAGCTCCAGTGGTTAttctgctggtggtggtgctgggAGCCCTCGCGCTGGTGATAG GTTCGGTGGTTTTCCCTGTCTACTATGTGTgtaagaggaggaagaagcagcGCTCTCAGGGCTCTGGACGGTGGATATAA